The genomic stretch tgtgtttgtccctacctgaaggagctggcccagtctacagacaggtgagatgtgtgtgtgtttgtccctacctgaaggagctggcccagtctacagacaggtgagatgtgtgtgtgtttgtccctacctgaaggagcttgcccagtctacagacaggtgagatgtgtgtatatgtttgtccctacctgaaggagctgacccagtctacagacaggtgcgGCAGGAAGGAGGTGCATCGAGGCAGTCCACCCTCGTCGCACGCCGTGATGATGTCATAGAGCGCCCGGGGCAGCAGCACGGAGGGGGGGCGACTCACCCCCTGCGCCCAGGAGCAGCtctgaaggggggaggggggaagggtggaggaggagtcaGAGGAGGTTGACTTGGAGGGCCAACGCTGGGTGTCGGAGGGGTTAGGTGGGTTCGGGTTTGGACAAGTGGAGGAGTGATGAGGGTCAGGGGGGGTggtgtggagatggagagtggtCGCAGCACTGCTGTCGGAGAAGGGTCGGAGGGGCTGGGGGGCTGAGTGAGGGTGGGGGGGAGGGAAATGACCCAAACCAGGGAGCTCCGACTTCAGAGCTAGagggaagacaggagaggaagaagagagtaaGGGATGTATGCAGAGATGAGTTTACTGTTATAAACCGTCAAATGTGTTTTTAAGGTTACAAATACCCATATTGAAAGTATAGTGTCTTATTGAATAGCTAGAATTGTGTTGTATTTCATTGAATTTGACCAGTGAATGGCGCTCCATCGCtcaccgttctctctctcctcctcctcgttgTCGGTACTGCGGAGTTTGTCCCGGTCGCTCTCTGATAGGTCGCTACCGGGGACGTGGCTGAGGGGCTGTGACCCCTGGGACTCCACCCTCATCAGGTAGGCAGCCAATCCCAGCTCCTCCTCCAATGACGTGCGCTGCAGGTAGGAGGAGCTTATCACACGCAGGTCACAGTACTTCAGTGATctggttggaggagagagaaaatcaatcaaccaatcaaccaaccaatcaggaTAAATATACAGGTACTATGTGGGTGTACCTGGGTAGTGATTCTCCCAGGGGGTCTGCCCCAGAGAGGATGAGGATACAGGGGAGGGCCTCTAGCTCCAGGTAGGTACGGGGAACCCAGTCTGTCTCCTGGATCTTCAGCCatgcctggacacacacacacacacacacaatttaaccAAGTGCTAGAACAATACAGATCTAATAATATAGGAAATTCTGCCCATTCACATTGACTGACATTCCCACCAACCAGTCCCATCCGCTTCCTGTTGCAGAGGCAGGACTTCTGTCACACCCACTCACTCTTTATATGGACTCACCTGAAGGCAATCAGTGGCTACCTAATGGACTGGAAGCATGACTAGGGAAATGTGTAGTGTTAGAATGTTTGATATGTAATGTATAGCTCTTCAACCTTGGTGTTACCATCCCactttattatattatattattcacgGTAGCCCATACCAACACCAGCAATCCACCCGAATATAGTCTTTTCAGCCTACCAgtttttacatggtccttcaaGCCCGATCAGGCTATCGTGGTGGAAATGGAGAACAGCTCACCAGCCGACTGAGCGTTCCCCTTCCGGGAGAAAATTAGGGCAATAAAGCGGAAAATCGAGTGTATGGACAACAAGAGATCTCTAGCCTACCACCACACCATATAACCTGCATCTACCCAGTCCCCACTTATGTCAGTCCCTCTCCAAGTCCCTTATCAAAAAGTTCCCCGTCCCAAATTCTACCTCACTTATTCCCAGGATCCGGTATTGTACCTTCTGCAATCCCAGATCCTAAGTCATTCCCATTTTGTCAGGTCTGCACCAGTCCGAGTCCAAGCGACTAGCCTGGCCCCCAAGAACACCCTGGCTTTCATTGTGCCCACGAGGCCATTCCAGTTTCCATTAAACCGCATCAGTGTTCTGCTCCGCCCCCCACCAGAGCAACTTCCTGTGGTATTCCATGGGCGACCAGTTATCCAAGCTATTCCACCACCTGCTGATGGGTGGCTTCGGGACCATCTTCTTTCCCCTACAGCCCAGCCCCCCAACCACTTACAGTAGCACACTTAATGGACATCAGTTCCTGTAATTAAAATATGCAGCATATTTAAGGTGGCAGTAGAAAATTCTGCCCACTCATATTGACTTACTTTCCCACCAACCAATCCCATCCACTTCCTGTTCCAGAGGCAGATCTTCCGCCACACCCACTTAACCTTTAAATGGTTGTCACTAGTTATCACAGCCACAAAGTTAGAATTGGCTATATACTGTGAAGATCCATGAAAACAAATGTTTGATTTTTGGTTTTAatttcaggttatggttaggcatatggttagcagtgtggtcaaatggaaatgtaaaaaaaaaattcaacttcatattcatcatctcaaGCACCAACCCAACATCATAGCCGTGCAGCATTGCTCCctattcaacctgacagagcttaagaggttctgcagagaagaatgggagaaactccccaaatacaggtgtgccaagcttgtagtgtcatacacaagaagactcgaTACTGTAAtcgtgccaaaggtgcttcaacaaagtccttagtaaagggtcttaatatttatgtaaatgtgatattaaatgtatttattttgtatacatttgcaatttgtttttttttaactgtttttgctttggcattttggggtattgtgtgtagattgatgaggggaaaaaaacaactatttaatccaatttagaataaggctgtaacgtaacaaaatgtggaaaaagtcatgtggtctgaatacttcctggaAGGCACTGTATGCGAAAATGGCACATTTCTCTTATGTAGAAAAAAAGACAGTGTAGTGTTTCCAAcgacatcatcaaccaattagtaggcaatgccaACTCACAATTGGTCGAAATCACACGACGCACaccgatgatgtcattggaaacacttattttccatttattttcctatattttttttaccacCATGTTgctgttggggtggtgctggagatgatgaatatgaagttgaacaaTTGTGATGTTTCCCTTTAAGATTAGGGTTCAAATCAGATTTCAAGAAGATCAAATATTAGAAATAGGTGGGGTTTAGacataattatgactttgtggctgtggtaccTAGTGACGATCCCTTTAAAACGGACTCACCTGAAGGCAATCAGTGGCTACCTAATGGACCAGAAGAATGACTAGGGAAATGTGTATTAAATGTTTGATATGTAATGTATAGCTCTTCTACCTTGGTGTGTTTACCTGGATGTTTTATTGAACAGAAAAAACATCTTGCCATcccacctacagtaccagtcaaacgttcattcaagggtttttctttattttttacatttttctactttgtagaataatagtgaagatatcaaaactatgaaataacacatgtgggatcatgtagtaaccaaaaaaaagtgttaaataatattttgtatttgagattcttcaaagtagccacccgttgccttgatgacagctttgcacactcttggcattctctcaagtagaaataaattaaaaacctggaatgagtaggtgtgtccaaactttggactggtactgtatattccctTAACCATTTGACCGGGTTAGCCCTTTTAATCTATACTCCTCCCCCTGTGTTCTTAACAGCACACCATCATGGTAGCCCATACCAACACCAGCAATCCAACATCATTTTCATCCTACCAGTTTTTACAAATAATGTTATAATATTTGTAACCTTCCCCATATTGAGATTGTTTTACAATCCTGTCAACTAACTGTCATATGGGTAGATATCTGTCATGTTGCTAACCAGGATCTGTatgtatcaagtgtctcagaTTAGAAACCTGATCAGGGATCAGgtccctgtccatgtaatcttattcactGTGATCTAAAAGCCAACGGCAAAACTGATCTTAAATCAGAACTCTTCATCCAGTTGTCCAGTGGTTTATCCCCTACCTTGATGCGCTCAGTGAAGCTCTGTCCTACGCTGAGGGCTTGGCTGGGGTTTCCCAGGATGATCTCAAAGCGCTCCCCCAGCCCCAGTCTCTGTCTGACCCACGCCAGCCGCTGGTGAGCCCACCCTGCCAGAGCCAATGAGGGGATCCGTAGCAGCACCATGTGACCATGGTGGGTGGGGCATCGCTGGGCAGAGCTGAGCAGACTCTGGACTATCTCCAGCGTCTCGACGGAGGTGTGTTTATGTATGCTCCGCCCCCCTGAGCCAGGCCGACCTGACACGGCCATCAGAGCCACACAGTAGTGCTGGACCAGAACCTGGGTCCGGATCACTGCACTGTGTAGCTTGGGGAACCTGGGACAGGGGATTGATACATTTTGTTATTTGCTACATTCTTGTGTATTTCGATAAGTGTACAGTATgcatgatgagtgtgtgtgtacagtatgcacAGTATGCACAGTATGCACAGTATgcatgatgagtgtgtgtgttacctctccTCCAGGACAGAGGCCATGCTTTCGAAGGAGCTGTCGTAGCGGAGGAGAGGCAGACCGCTGCCTGAACGAGTCGAGTCCAGCAGCTCCGACACACCAAAGTATCGCGTCTTCTCATGGTACAGATCCATGtcctgacacatacacacacacagcttgagacaacagtgtgtgtctgtttgtgactatgtgtgtgtttgtgtcagtgtgggtctgtgtgtgtgtgtgtgtgaatatctTACGTTATTGAAAGCAGAGGGCCAGTGTATCTCGTTGTAAGGGCTGATACGTGTGTGTTGTGTCTGCAGGGCAAAGGGGAACGAGGTGACGTGGAGAGTCAGGATGTTGGTGGCATCTCTGATCTGAAGGGAGTTGAGCAAGCTGTCCACCAACCCACCGCCGGAGTCACCACCACTGGCACCATACGGCCCACTGGGAGACAGGGAGTATTTATACTGTACGTTATGGTCACGTTACAAACACGCAGACACactcacgcagacacacacaagcaaaaAAAAAGCACACAAAGCGCACACACACCTGCTGATGTCCCAGTGTGCGTGGTCGTGGACCACGATGTAGAGTGTGTTAGAGTTCCTGTGTGCTTCCTGTATGAGGTCATCAATGCGAGCCCTCGCCTCCTGGTCCATCTTGACCACGTAGTGCTCAGCTTCTCTCTGAGACAGACACTCCTGCTCCAACCCCAGCTGCTGGAGAACACCTACACGCACAGACAGGGATTAAGCACACACAAAAGCTCGGACGCACACGTGCACATACtcacgtgcacatacacacacatgacacCAGTTTGTTCCAGTTGAAGGTTTGAGTAACGCGAGTGAACACATTTCTCAACGATTCTACAATACACCAGCAAGGGGCTCTATACAACACCGACATTGGCTAGGAGGAGGACGAAACCTGTAGACAGCTTCCTGGAAGACACCTCAGAGGGATTGAGGCGAAGGAGGCGAAAGGGGAGGGGCAGAGGAGGAAGACGAGAGTCTGTTGAACTGTGAGATGaaagtggaggagaaagaggagtcTGTTGAACTGTGAGATGAAAgtggaggagaacgaggaggagaaagaggagagtctGTGGAACTGTGAGATGAAAGTGGAGGAGAACGAGGAGTCTGTTGAACTGTGAGATGAAAGTGGAGGAGAACGAGgaagagaggtagaagaggaatGTGTTGATATCTGGAACAGAAGTGAAAGAAAAGAGAAGGAAGaataagaggaagagaggagggatctTACCCGAGTTCCAGAGATGCAGTACggtctgttggaaggtgacctCAGATGGAGGGACACAGATGAGGAAGTGGACCCTGTCGAAGGAGCCCAGGTCCAGGTTCTGAGTGCTGGAGTCGGCGATGGCGCACACATGGGACAGCAGCTTCCTGGCTACCGCCAACTGGATGGGCCGCACCTCCCGCCACTCCACGCggtactctacacacacacacacacggaaacacacTTATTAGACacaatgtatacacacacatgggACAGCAGCTTCCTGGCTACCACCCAACTGGATGGGCCGCACCTCCCGCCACTCCACGCggtactctacacacacacacggaaacacatACACGTGAGACGcaaatgtacatacacacacatggaaacacaTTTTAGACACCACACAAATGTATAaacacaatgcacacacacacacacacacagattttggACAGACTACACATATGTACAAAGTCATTAACTCAACACACGTACGCACAACACGTATTACAAACACATCTCGCCACTTCACCTGAAATTCTACAGCATGTAGCTTGTCAAACTACACACATTTCATGATGTTCTCTCCACACAGATTGCATATATCTCACCTGAGCAGGAGTCCTTGTGGCTCTCATCTCTGTCTTTGGGGCTGTCTGTGGCTGGCTCTTTGGGGCTGCATGTagctctgtccgtctgtctgtctctagggCTGCTGTCTCCTGTGGACTCCTGACTGCTGGACAGGGGGGGATGGCTCCTGCTCTCCCTAGCAGCACCTCCCAGCAACACATCTACATCCccatctgacacacacatacaatatggtgagataaatacagttgaagtgggaagtttgcatacaaccttagccaaatacatttaaactcagtttcacaattcctgacatttaatcctagcaaaaagtcactgtcttaggtcagttaggatcaccactttattttaagaatatgaaatgtcagaataatcgtagagagaatgatttatttcagtttttcttTCATTCCATTGGGTCAGTGggtttatcacattcccagtgggtcagaagtttatatacactcaattagtatttggtagcattgcctttaaatagtttaacttgggtcaaacattttgggtagccttccacaagcttcccacaataagttgggtgaattttggcccattcctcctgacagagctggtgtaactgattcaggtttgtaggcctccttgctcgcacacactttttcagttctgcccacaaattttgataggattgaggtcagagctttgtgatggccactccaataccttgactttgttgtccttaagccattttgccacaactttggaagtatgcttggggtcattgttcatttggaagaccaatttgtgaccaagctttaactgatgtcttgagatgttgcttcaatatatccacataattgtcctgcctcatgatgccatctattttgtgaagtgcaccagtccctcctgcagcaaagcacccccaaacatgatgctgccacccccgtgcttcacggttgggatggtgttcttcggcttgcaagcctcccctttttcctccaaacataatgatggtcattatggccaaacagttctatttttgtttcatcagaccagaggacatttctccaaaaagtacaatctttgtccccatgtgcagttgcaaactgtagtctggcttttttatggcggttttggagcagtggcttcttccttgctgagcggcctttcaggttatgtcaatataggactcgtttaactgtggatatagatacttttgtacctgtttcctccagcatcttcacaaggtcctttgctgttgttctgggattgatttgcacctttcacaacaaagtacgttcatctctaggagacagaacatgtctccttcctgagcggtatgacggctgcgtggtcccatggtgtttatacttgcatactattgtttgcacagatgaactttcaggcgtttggaaattgctcccaaggatgaaccagacttgtggaggtctacaattacttttctgaggtcttggctgatttcttttgattttcccatgatgttaagcaaagaggcactgagtatgaaggtaggccttgaaatacatccacaggtacacctccaattgactttaaaaaagcctatcagaagcttctaaagccatgacatcattgtatggaattttccaagctgtttaaaggcagtcgacttagtgtatgtaaacttctgacccactggaattggaataatttgtctgtaaacaattgttggaaaaaatgacttgtgtcatgcacaaagtagatgtcctaactgactaaaactatagtttgttaacaagaaatttgtggagtggtaaaaaacaagttttaatgactccaacctaagtgtatgtaaacttccgacttcaactgtacatacagtaaACAGTGTACATTACATTTAATATGggtaaacccacacacacacacacacacacacacacacacacacacacacacacacacacacacacacacacacacacacacacacacacacacacacacacacacacacacacacacacacacacacacacacacacacactctcaacatCCAGGTGGGTTGTGCACAGATGTCATTTGATCACAGTTTTGTTGATGAGAAGCAGGAAATGCACATTTCAGCCTTGATCTTCCCTTATGGAAAATGTattaacccctacaaaaaaatatccattaattctaatccacataataattcaaatgtcctgttgctgcagggcTATTTCCCTGCTGTAGTAAACTGTCTCAAATGAAGATCTGCAGTCGTCTTACCAGGTCCCAGAGAGTTGCAGAAGGCAGTGAGTTCCTGGGTCATGCCAGAGGACAGCTGTTGACTGATCTCTCTCAGACTATCACTGGGACTGAACATCCCCTCAACCAGGATACGACACTGGTGTttacctacaacacacacacacatagtatacACCAGTTATTacatgcacgcatgcatgcaccAAAAAGCCTGCAACCCCACTTAAGTCgatgtgtaaacacacacacagcaaatttAAGAGACAGGTAGGCACCCACACACAATAACATTACAccctcctccccacccctctacacacacacacacacacacacacacacacacacacacacacacacacaataagattacacccccccctccccacccctctacacacacacacacacacacacacacacacacacacacaataagattacacccccctccccacccctctacacacacacacacacacacacacacacacacacacacacacacacacacacacacacacctgtcaccaccacacAGGACTCAGTCTCCTGTCCCTTGGCTGTACAGATGATGACCACATAGTTGGTATGAGCCAGCCGTCCCTCCATCAGCCTAGTGAAGGTGCCAGCCAGCCCCAGAGCCATCGAGACCTTCTCCTCCTGCACCACCACACCCTCCCCACATGACGAGGCTGCCAGCTGGGCCAGCCAGGGCAGCTGGGAGGGGGTGAGGACCTGGGCCTGTGGCAGCCCAGGCAGAGTAGAGGgagcctgggggagagagaggccaggcTGGGGCTGCTGGTGCTGGTGCTGGCGAATCTCACGGAGGTGGGACTCTCTCCAGGAGCGCATGAAGATCTGCTCCAGGTCCTGGATCAGTGGGACCTGGTCTGGGCCTGGAGGGAAACGTCAATAACCAGTTATTACCAACTAGGTTTTTAACGATTGCCTCAATGTGTACATTCTGCACAATTCATCCTTTTTAACTGAGGCAGCAGGTAACGTAGTGGTTGAGgggtttgggccagtaaccaaaaggtcgctggttcgaatccccgagccaagGGAAatatctgccgatgtgccctcgAGCAAGGCACTCAATGCgtattgctcctgtaaatcactctcgataagagcgtctgctaaacgaCTACAATGTCAAATGTAACTGTGAGCATGACTGAAATGTAAAAACCAACCATCTCGCTCTCACCTAGTTGCACCAGGTAGTACACAGTGAGTAGTATCTGCATCTCTACAGACAGGGGCTGTATGGGAGAGGGTCCGTAGTGTTGGTAGACCCTGGGCAGGGCCTGGCTGTTCTGATAGCAGCTCTGGAGCAAGGAGCTGACCTGCACATCACACACCTTACCACTCAGCTGGGGTAGGCTGCCGTGACCTGGGGaccagagacatacacacacacaccagatgctACTGCACAGGATCAGGTTGTGGGAAAATGGACAGTGAGCTAATGGATACTCCCAGGGGATGGAGGGACGAGGGGGAGGGGTGGCATGTTGAGAGgtggagaagtgagagagagcagagaacattATGACCTTTCCATTGCTTAGCTAAGAAGCGCAGCTAAGCAATGGACACTGGGCTCAGACTCCAGGCCTCAGTGTCTGCTGAGGTTTGTGGCGCTCTTGCATTTAATGCCACTGAGGAATAGGATCACCGCactcacacacagaggcacacacaaatacacacacacacacacacttctgaccTCTGAAGATGACGGGCTGGAGTCTGCAGGTGTGCAGCAGTTGATCAGGCACTGTGACCGACGGCCCGGGGggagagtgggggttggaggaCACCTGGGACATACTCTCTGGGGGGGCATGGTCTGTGGGTAaagagaaaaaacacacacacacacagcaggtagCAGACATAAAACAGTAGTAATTAACTATACCCACAAAGAAAATAGCAGCCTTGCATGTTATTTCGCTTCAGACATCTGAAaatgcatgctctctctctctctctctctctctctctctctctcgttctctctctctctctctctctcgctctgagcTCCTACCTGGTTTGGTACCATTGGTGAgcgatgaggaagaggaagaggaagctgGGGGGGTCTTCACAGCAGAAGACTCTGGAGACCAGCCTTTGTGTCTCTTTTTAGGTGGTCCCGCATTGAGTGTTCCTGACAGGACAAGCAACACACTGTTATGTATTGTATGTCTCAGGGGGGGACGCTTCTGGTGTGCAGGCAACTTAAAAATACAGAATATACAGAATCATTTCTTCTTGAGGGACAACATTCATTCATAAGGCACcctaaatacagtgcattctagTTCATTTGCTTGCTTGTTCATTAATTCATTGATtcatgccagccagccagccagcaagtcagccagtcaaccagctaactaaccagccagccagttacCCAACCAGCCTGCCAGCTaaccaaccagccagctaactaaccagccagccagttaaCCAACCAGCCAGCAGCAGGCAGTATAACCGTAGCTCACTATTGATGATAAAGATAGCACAGTCTTTGTCACATTAATCAGctccttcctctttcccctctacacatgctgtcctccctctcctctctgcctgctCTCTTCTTATGGAGCAACAGAGACAAAGACCAAAGGCCCCACGTGTTGAAACGCCCCTATCAAAACCCAGACTGGCAGGAAGGAGGCCTTCCACTTTACAACTAAACCCACtgggaatgagacagacagaaagagagggagagagggaaagagaaagggagagacttTTTACTGTGCTACTTTTATTGAGATAACAGTctgagggagatagagggagagaaaggagagagggagagtgttgcTGAATGAAAGGGGGTCGTAAAAATCGGGgcccacacacacaatacagccGGCGCCTACTGGGCATTTAGAGTGTTAAAACACAGGAGCTCTCTCTTTCAGGGGGAGGTGTgaagatgagggggggggggctacaaTG from Oncorhynchus clarkii lewisi isolate Uvic-CL-2024 chromosome 25, UVic_Ocla_1.0, whole genome shotgun sequence encodes the following:
- the LOC139383536 gene encoding protein GREB1-like isoform X2, whose translation is MLSQQVAIVTFFDQPISLIHRCAMGNSYAGQLRTTRFEEVLHNSIEASLRSNTVVPRPVFSQLYLEAEQLPLHSGRVENEEEEDGSESNSPLIPYQMKPPPEGCCTTDGFCQAGRDLRLSSLVSEPLNVAPSFLLVGAKSPSAPDTLLVCAVDRRFLPDERGRNALLGFSGNCIGCGEKGFRYFTEFSNHINLKLSTQPKKQKHLKYHLYRNNQGQLVRGAAICWKGLETRGRQTAPNASDGHVISDEHLLNPAVTAHPGHPPGSYTAGSPVGPVGQPHLADLRPPLTNGSHTPLSQNPLPHTAVLSNGPGRPTVIGTLNAGPPKKRHKGWSPESSAVKTPPASSSSSSSLTNGTKPDHAPPESMSQVSSNPHSPPGPSVTVPDQLLHTCRLQPVIFRGHGSLPQLSGKVCDVQVSSLLQSCYQNSQALPRVYQHYGPSPIQPLSVEMQILLTVYYLVQLGPDQVPLIQDLEQIFMRSWRESHLREIRQHQHQQPQPGLSLPQAPSTLPGLPQAQVLTPSQLPWLAQLAASSCGEGVVVQEEKVSMALGLAGTFTRLMEGRLAHTNYVVIICTAKGQETESCVVVTGKHQCRILVEGMFSPSDSLREISQQLSSGMTQELTAFCNSLGPDGDVDVLLGGAARESRSHPPLSSSQESTGDSSPRDRQTDRATCSPKEPATDSPKDRDESHKDSCSEYRVEWREVRPIQLAVARKLLSHVCAIADSSTQNLDLGSFDRVHFLICVPPSEVTFQQTVLHLWNSGVLQQLGLEQECLSQREAEHYVVKMDQEARARIDDLIQEAHRNSNTLYIVVHDHAHWDISSGPYGASGGDSGGGLVDSLLNSLQIRDATNILTLHVTSFPFALQTQHTRISPYNEIHWPSAFNNDMDLYHEKTRYFGVSELLDSTRSGSGLPLLRYDSSFESMASVLEERFPKLHSAVIRTQVLVQHYCVALMAVSGRPGSGGRSIHKHTSVETLEIVQSLLSSAQRCPTHHGHMVLLRIPSLALAGWAHQRLAWVRQRLGLGERFEIILGNPSQALSVGQSFTERIKAWLKIQETDWVPRTYLELEALPCILILSGADPLGESLPRSLKYCDLRVISSSYLQRTSLEEELGLAAYLMRVESQGSQPLSHVPGSDLSESDRDKLRSTDNEEEERENALKSELPGLGHFPPPHPHSAPQPLRPFSDSSAATTLHLHTTPPDPHHSSTCPNPNPPNPSDTQRWPSKSTSSDSSSTLPPSPLQSCSWAQGVSRPPSVLLPRALYDIITACDEGGLPRCTSFLPHLSVDWVSSFRPLLSKMMTCTEQSLYYRQWTIPRPCHMDSSNRPAEGRTDNFHPRRLLLSGPPQVGKTGAYLQFLGILSRMLIRLMEVDIYDEEEINTSDQLEGVQYHPACAPWPIIDTLRSMPFDYTVHNPKYEDISTVYCPDYYPNTDGNPRRKEDVYLRRRTARIKLSKYAAYNTYHHCEQCHQYTGFNPGYQMYDSLLHGFTFSHLLLGEEIQLYFIIPKSKQHHFSFSQPGGQLESMRLPLTSDWNPDCIKSPIFTPTTGRHEHGLFNLYHAMDGAAHLHILVVKEYEMAVYKKYWPNHIMLVLPTVFNGAGIGAAHFLIKELSYHNLGLERRHRLEGGGPPADVWPFIIVSDDSCVMWNAVDLDSHSASGPVERNVSLKQVLQHMEACPDLTQYGLCGIRKWGSRSPSQGKGGGARHEEPFSRGHLHDFLLLNVDLTQDVQYNENRFMCDDVDFTLRAHSAGLLICRFNNFSVLKKQIAIGGYRTFIIKTKITDVPTSIQPSQYICAPDSKHPFLATPAQLLLEKYLQHTSQRLFPLSARNYTHPILSVDCYLNLGPEVTVCFVSSRPHSINISTAELLFSGLLLCFCDSFVTPGFLKKFHFLKGAILCVICADRSSLRQTVVRLELEDEWRFRLSDEFQTANAKEDRPLFFLTGKHI
- the LOC139383536 gene encoding protein GREB1-like isoform X1, encoding MLSQQVAIVTFFDQPISLIHRCAMGNSYAGQLRTTRFEEVLHNSIEASLRSNTVVPRPVFSQLYLEAEQLPLHSAGRVENEEEEDGSESNSPLIPYQMKPPPEGCCTTDGFCQAGRDLRLSSLVSEPLNVAPSFLLVGAKSPSAPDTLLVCAVDRRFLPDERGRNALLGFSGNCIGCGEKGFRYFTEFSNHINLKLSTQPKKQKHLKYHLYRNNQGQLVRGAAICWKGLETRGRQTAPNASDGHVISDEHLLNPAVTAHPGHPPGSYTAGSPVGPVGQPHLADLRPPLTNGSHTPLSQNPLPHTAVLSNGPGRPTVIGTLNAGPPKKRHKGWSPESSAVKTPPASSSSSSSLTNGTKPDHAPPESMSQVSSNPHSPPGPSVTVPDQLLHTCRLQPVIFRGHGSLPQLSGKVCDVQVSSLLQSCYQNSQALPRVYQHYGPSPIQPLSVEMQILLTVYYLVQLGPDQVPLIQDLEQIFMRSWRESHLREIRQHQHQQPQPGLSLPQAPSTLPGLPQAQVLTPSQLPWLAQLAASSCGEGVVVQEEKVSMALGLAGTFTRLMEGRLAHTNYVVIICTAKGQETESCVVVTGKHQCRILVEGMFSPSDSLREISQQLSSGMTQELTAFCNSLGPDGDVDVLLGGAARESRSHPPLSSSQESTGDSSPRDRQTDRATCSPKEPATDSPKDRDESHKDSCSEYRVEWREVRPIQLAVARKLLSHVCAIADSSTQNLDLGSFDRVHFLICVPPSEVTFQQTVLHLWNSGVLQQLGLEQECLSQREAEHYVVKMDQEARARIDDLIQEAHRNSNTLYIVVHDHAHWDISSGPYGASGGDSGGGLVDSLLNSLQIRDATNILTLHVTSFPFALQTQHTRISPYNEIHWPSAFNNDMDLYHEKTRYFGVSELLDSTRSGSGLPLLRYDSSFESMASVLEERFPKLHSAVIRTQVLVQHYCVALMAVSGRPGSGGRSIHKHTSVETLEIVQSLLSSAQRCPTHHGHMVLLRIPSLALAGWAHQRLAWVRQRLGLGERFEIILGNPSQALSVGQSFTERIKAWLKIQETDWVPRTYLELEALPCILILSGADPLGESLPRSLKYCDLRVISSSYLQRTSLEEELGLAAYLMRVESQGSQPLSHVPGSDLSESDRDKLRSTDNEEEERENALKSELPGLGHFPPPHPHSAPQPLRPFSDSSAATTLHLHTTPPDPHHSSTCPNPNPPNPSDTQRWPSKSTSSDSSSTLPPSPLQSCSWAQGVSRPPSVLLPRALYDIITACDEGGLPRCTSFLPHLSVDWVSSFRPLLSKMMTCTEQSLYYRQWTIPRPCHMDSSNRPAEGRTDNFHPRRLLLSGPPQVGKTGAYLQFLGILSRMLIRLMEVDIYDEEEINTSDQLEGVQYHPACAPWPIIDTLRSMPFDYTVHNPKYEDISTVYCPDYYPNTDGNPRRKEDVYLRRRTARIKLSKYAAYNTYHHCEQCHQYTGFNPGYQMYDSLLHGFTFSHLLLGEEIQLYFIIPKSKQHHFSFSQPGGQLESMRLPLTSDWNPDCIKSPIFTPTTGRHEHGLFNLYHAMDGAAHLHILVVKEYEMAVYKKYWPNHIMLVLPTVFNGAGIGAAHFLIKELSYHNLGLERRHRLEGGGPPADVWPFIIVSDDSCVMWNAVDLDSHSASGPVERNVSLKQVLQHMEACPDLTQYGLCGIRKWGSRSPSQGKGGGARHEEPFSRGHLHDFLLLNVDLTQDVQYNENRFMCDDVDFTLRAHSAGLLICRFNNFSVLKKQIAIGGYRTFIIKTKITDVPTSIQPSQYICAPDSKHPFLATPAQLLLEKYLQHTSQRLFPLSARNYTHPILSVDCYLNLGPEVTVCFVSSRPHSINISTAELLFSGLLLCFCDSFVTPGFLKKFHFLKGAILCVICADRSSLRQTVVRLELEDEWRFRLSDEFQTANAKEDRPLFFLTGKHI